agtaaatgcattagctaacatgaactaacaataagcaatacttcttcagcatttattaattagtTCATGTTATTTTCAGCATTTACTGATATATTATTCAAATGAGAAGTTGGAACTGTTAACattgcttaaaggggacatatcatgaaatctgacatttttaacttagttttggtaaaccattctctctTCTTtcgcaagcatgtgaaaaaataagccattgaaatttggcaccccttgtgatgtcagaaggggatttttttataataataccgccccttaatctgcactatccaaccacgccagtgcagagatcaactcatttgcatttaaagggacaatgcaaaaactgcacatttttgctcacacctacaaagtggcaattttaacatgttttcacaagttcgcattaacatataatcgatagggaatgaaataaagcatatttggtgTGCTGTCTAAGGAAACTGCTCAGAGCTCGCAATTTTTGCCCTAACCGAGAGTATTCCCGTCTGGGATAGAAATTAGCtgagagtgaggtgatggggttggaggagggatgctgcaaaaactgtcatgggACAGAGGTGAAGTACAGCTATTTAAAGGGACCTCTTCgtgctgattggttggatcacatgaccatactcctcccgaacttagttaaataaacttcatataACACATAATCTAAAACCCTATTGTGCATTGTCAGTTCATGTTTGCTAAGGCCTTTagtattaacaaatacaacccttttgtaaagtgttaccattaatATAGTTAAAGATTAGTGCTTGTGATCTAGTTGTTGATAACCTTCTCTCCAGCTTTGCGCCTGTTTTGTTTTTGCAGATCTCCACGACGACACCGCTCCTCTTCCCTGTCTCCAGCACGACAGAAAGACAGAAGAGATGATGAGAGGAAAGACGTTAAGGAGAAACCTGCAAAAGCCCATCAGATATCAGGTCTTTATGTTAATCTTGTCACCCTACaaaaaagtcctttacaaaatgTGCTTTAAAGTCTGAAAAGATTCAAACTAAGACTTTCTGCTTCGTGATCTTGAGCAAAAATCAAATGGCTATTTAGGCAATAAATTAATATCAGTAGTTGTTGTAGAAATTTTATATTGGTTAATGTAGTAAAGGTAATGACAGATCAACCAAAATATCTGTTTCCCGGTATTTAAGCATTTTCCGATTATCAGTTTTGTAATACCGAATTGACGATAAACGCCATCATCTTGTGGGTGTTTTGAGAATTGTGCGCTAGACTGACATTTCATTTCAGCGTCTTATGAGAGGAGACGACAACATCATGCACATCAACATGTTGGCGGAGTGATGCAAAAGGACTTTGAGTATACTTTGCTTTATTAATTAactttatttaacataacagcCATTAATGCACAGATGAGATGTGTTATAATATGCAGCTTGGCTAAGAAATAGAGACAAACTCACAGAGTCACTTAGACCAATCCATCAAATCCTGTCTAAATAATGACGTAGCATTACATGATCAGCCATAAATGAATGCTTGTGGGAAATAGAAACGctgaattaaatttttttttctgttatttatgCTCATCATTAGCCTCATAAAATTACGTTCATGTTCACTCACCGTGTTGAAGGGTGAAGCACAGCTACCGCATGTAGCTaacttttaacaagatttaccctgacttatatttaacatttactaGATAAACATTATTTCGCTAATACATCTAAGTAAATGTCTGtggatattaattaattaattattaccCCGTGAGCTATCACAGTTTGGTACAGTAAAATGCATAGATAAATACCGCTTTGTTACCAGCCATTTTTAagctataacaacaaaatattaatttttctGACCTAAAACACCAGTTAAGAATGCATTGATATATATaatctgttttgtttgttactttgcTGACAATTCAGTGATATTATTCAGTAAATTAATATTATCCAGCGAATTATTCTTTACTTTTTCAGACCCCTGTATGTATTACTTTGTATGCAAAGAGGCAGtgattgttgtttttattataagggtttgttcagttcagtagttTTGTAGTACTTGtgtcaaaaacagaagtataaCAAAGTTATAAACAAGTATAATAAAAATCGGTTCACCATATCGGTTATCGGGGACATAAGCATCCAAATTTAATATCACTATCGGTGATGATGATAGATTTGCACATTTTTATTGGATAAATGGCCTTCAGCCTTAACATCCCAGTTAAAAAGTGCATCACACTATAAATAGGTATGCATTGATACAAGATTTCTGTGCCACATATTCGATTACTTAGAATGACATCTATtgataccgatagttttgcaccttgtttcaaattattatgttGAGAAATCCTAAAAGCGCAGCGAGTACAAATTTCAATTCTGTTGTCATGTCacccaattcaaaataatcacacatTATGAGTCAAAAATCTTATTGCCAAGATATAATCTGTCCTGATCATTGGCTGTTTTTAAAGGTTCTGTTTTTCCTGCGTTTtcgaagctttgattgtgtttacagcgagcaatataacatgtgttcatgttacTGCTGTTTGctgtcctaaaaacaggctgaggtcttccttgttctatgaagtccccccttcagaaatacgtaacgagttctgattgtgtagctggtttagtgtgttgtgattcgacagcagcttagcttagcagaggcgtttgagcttagctggcgactgacgtattcttTGTAGTACTTAAAAAGCAatttctgttaaagaaaatatatcgcttggcattgaactttgagctttatcattttgcaggcaTTATTTATGTTCTAATAGCAACCTTACAcaccaactaaagtttgaaaaataggATCACTTAAGTGGTAAAAATTGCTTCTAtctgccgatatatcggtgcatccctagttatgAATATGGTGTCATGAGTAATGGGGAATAGTTTCAGATTCTTCTTTGATTTTATAACCACATATAAAGCTTTTGAATTTATGAGCCATATCATCTGTTTGCTTGTGCAGCTGAGGACATGCAAGGGAAAACAGAGGAGGAAATAGAGATGATGAAAATGATGGGCTTTGGATCCTTTGACAGCACAAAGGTGAGATTTCTTTTTATGAATAGTGTCGGTGCTTTCTTAAAACAATATAGAGCAGCACATACACACAGGATATTAagttttgtaatattttgtagTCATGCATTTTAAGCAATACAACATTCATATGCTTCAATTATAATGTTGCAAAAAAGTACATGCTGTTCAACCAAGCTGACCCTCCAACAAACCACAAGGTGGCACAGCTAGATAAAGCGTATGCCCAAAATATTACTCCTAAAACAAATTAATATGGGTTTAAAGATCGAGAAAAGATCATAAATATCCTGTTCTGTCCTTCTTGTATTCACTAATATTTTAATGCACAGTAGTCTGTAACAACATAATGCTCTAATAGTGGTTCTTGTCACTATCTTTGTTCAACAGGGCAAGAAGAAAGAGGGTTCTATCGGTGCGTTTGCAGTCAACGTGTCTCAAAAGAGAAAATACAGGTCTGTGCTTATTGTAggattgttttgtttaaaagaaTCCTTACAGTTTATACATGCTTCATATGTAAATTTCCCCAAATAATTTGATGTTAAGCATCCTGTACTCAGTTTATGAGCTGATTCCTGGctttatttttcatataaagATTTTTACATGCACAATTGTCATGCGTTTTGAGACGCAATTTGCACAGTTAATATCCCAGCAACAGTTAAATATGTGGCCAATCACCTCTGCAGGTACTGCACAGCCAAGTGACGAACATTCTCATTGGTAGACAGTGATGTAATGTTTTGGTGCAGGAAGACGATCAATGATGTAATCATATTTCTCTTGCAGGCAATACATGAACAGGAAAGGTGGTTTCAACAGACCTTTGGATTTCATCGCTTGATCGTGGGAAGTCAGGAGGCACGATTTAACAACTTTTACTATAGTACAGCAAAAcatatgtttatttta
The sequence above is drawn from the Misgurnus anguillicaudatus chromosome 22, ASM2758022v2, whole genome shotgun sequence genome and encodes:
- the snrnp27 gene encoding U4/U6.U5 small nuclear ribonucleoprotein 27 kDa protein, which produces MVRSRSRTPPRRERRRSRSTSRDRERTRRRERDRSRSRDRDRRRSRSPLRRRSRSPRRHRSSSLSPARQKDRRDDERKDVKEKPAKAHQISAEDMQGKTEEEIEMMKMMGFGSFDSTKGKKKEGSIGAFAVNVSQKRKYRQYMNRKGGFNRPLDFIA